CTTAAAAATCCTTTTCCTATTCGTTTATATCCTGAAACTGAGCAAGAATTAGCATCACAATTATGGCGAGATTCTCTTAGTGCTGAATTACTTTCTTTATTTGGGAATGAATCTACTTGTGTTCGTCGTTTATTAGATTTATTACAATTAGCTGGAATGGCAGGTATTCCTTTTGAAGATATTGGTAATCGGCTAAAAAATGGTCAAGTTTTTTTAGGAGATTCTTTTGATGATAATATTTGGAACACCATTGATGAACTATTATCCCAATGGCGTGTATGGTGTTTAGAAAAAGGCTTATTAAGTTATGGTATTATCTACGAAATATTTTGGCGTCATCTTTTTCCCCATCAAGATTATCAAAAGAGTTTGTTAAATAGATATGGTGCTGTTTTTGCTGATGATTTAGATAATTATCCCGCTGTTATGGGGGATATATTTAACTTTTTTATTACCCGTGAATATAACTGTATTTTTACTTATAATCATAAAGGAAAAGTTCGACTAGGATTAAACGCAGATCCCGATTATTTAGCAACTATTTCTAATCGTTGTCAAAGAGAATTATTAACATTTTCTCCTGTTGATAATCTATCTAGTAAATTAGAAAATTCTTTAAAACTATTAATTGAAGAAAATACCCTTGATAGGGATGATTTTGAAAACATTTTTTCCTTTAAAACTCGATCTAGGGCTCAGTTAATTAAAGAAGTATCTTTTTTTATTATTGATAAGATTCAACAAGGTATAATAAGTCCTGCGGATGTTGCCATCATTGCCCCCGGTTTAGATGAAGTTGCCCGTTTTAATTTCCTTCATTTTTTCCACGAATATAACATCCCTGTGGAGCCTTTACAGGAGAAACGCCCCCTGATTGCCTCCCCCCTCGTGCGATCGCATTTAACCCTATTAGGATTAATTTTCGGGGGCAATGGGCGATTAATTGAAAGGGATATGGTGGCGGAAATGTTGACGGTTTTATCTCCCAAATCGGACACTGAATTTGGTATACAACCCCATATTGATCCTGTGAGGGCAGGACTCCTCGCCGATTATTGTTATCATATTGATATAGAATCACCCCATCTCTTACCCATTGATTATATCCCTTCGGGCGATCGCCTCAACTACCAAACTTTTATCGCCTATAACCAAATCAAAAACTGGATAAATCAAACCAAACAAGAAGTCAAAGAAAAAAAACTGTCACCCTTAGCGATTATCGATAAAATCAATCAGCAATATTTCAACGACATCCAATCCCTTACCTACACCCAAATTAACAACCTACGAGAATTTAAACAAACCGCCTCCCACTTTTGGGCAATTCAAAATAGACTAGGCAAAGATAAACAAATTATCCCATCCCTCACAGAATTTATCATTCTCATACGCAAAGGTACCATTACCGCCAATCCCTATCCTGTTAACCCCCTACTAGAAAACAAAAAAAACAAAGGGATAACCCTTGCTACCATTTATCAATATCGCACCTCCCATCAAAGCCATCCTTGGCAATTTTGGCTCGATGCAGGTTCAACTCTTTGGAGTAAAGGAGGCGCTGCAGAATTATTTGCATCCTCCCTTTTCCTGCGAGGATGGGATGGAAAACCCCTCAGCTTAGAATATCAACAACAACAAGAAAAAGAAAGAATAGATCGAGTTATCCATGATTTATTATCCCGTGTTACCGATAAAATCTTTCTATGTCACAGTGACTTAGACATTAATGGTAATGAACAAATGGGCAGTCTGTTAAATCTCATTTACCTTGCCCCTACCATAGAACAAATCAGCAATTGAATAATAATTATAATTTGCGTTGTTACCCTTATCTTCAACAAACATTATTCACAATAACTACTCAAGGTAAAATATAACAAATAAAAATCACCCATAACATATATGCCATTAATCAAAGTTCAATCGTCCATAAACAACATTAACGACAATCAAGTACAAAACTTATTAACAACCCTATCGGCAAAACTAGCCAAACATTTGGGCAAACCAGAATCCTATGTAATGACAGCCTTTGAACAGAATATTAATATGACCTTTGCTGGTACTTTTGAGCCTGTCTGTTATGTAGAAATCAAAAGCATTGGCACCATGTCTCCAACCCAAACAAAAGCCATGAGTCAAGATTTTTGTGATGAAATTAATCAACAATTAGGAGTTGATTCTAATCGTATTTATATCGAATTTGCTGATGCCAAAGGTGCCATGTGGGGCTGGAATGGTTCTACTTTTTAGATAAATCATAATAATAATATCAAGTTCGGATAAATTGTTACAATGAAAGTCCCCCAGAATTGGGGGATTTAGGGGGCAAAACAGGATTACTTTTCATAACTGATTCGTCGAACTTGATATTAAGGGTGGGTATTGCCCACCTATGCTTATATTTTGAATAAAATCGCCTATCTATGAAGTATCGAAGGTTTGGTAAAACTAACTTAAATATCTCTGTTTTTTCTTTGGGATTAATGCGTTGCTGTTACTCAGAAAAACAATTATTTGATACTGTCAATAAAGCCCTTAATTTAGGTATTAATCATTTTGAAATGGCGAAGGCTTATGGAAAAAGTGAACAATTTTTTGGTAATTTTTTAAAACAATCTAACATTAATCGCCATGATATTATTATTACCACCAAATTAACCCCTCCTGATACACAAAAAGGAAACATAATTAATATTCAAGAATCCCTTGATAATTTACAAACAGAGTATATTGATTGTTTAGCAATTCATGGTATTAATACCGAAGATCATTGGCAACAACTATTAACTAAAGATAGTTATATTTATACTCTTTTAGAAGCTAAAAAACAGGGAAAAATTAAATATTTAGGCTTTTCTACTCATGGTAATTTAGACGTTATAAAAAAAACCATTGACACTAACTTATTTGATTTTGTGAATCTTCATTATTATTATTTCTTTCAACGAAATTATCCCATCATTGAATTAGCCAAAGAAAAAGACTTGGGGATATTTATTATCTCTCCAGCTGATAAAGGAGGGATGTTATACCAACCACCCCAAAAACTCAAACAAATGTGTCATCCCTTCACTCCCTTGGCATTAAATTATCGATTTTTATTAAATAATTCAGCCATTACCACCCTTAGCCTTGGTGCCGCTAATCCAGAAGAATTATTAACCCCTTTACAAGTAGCTGATCAAGATTTTCCTTTAACCAAAGAGGAAAAAGATACCCTCATCAAAATCGAAGACAGTTTAAAGCAAACTTTAGATACTCAAAAATGTTCCCAATGTTATCAATGTTTACCCTGTCCCGAAAATATTAATATCCCCGAGGTATTACGTCTGAGGAATTTGGGGGTGGGGTTGGACATGAACGATTTTGCCCGTTATCGTTATCAAATGTTTGAAAATGCAGGGCATTGGTTTTGGGGGAATAAGGGTGATAAATGTACTGATTGCGGTGAATGTCTCCCCAGATGCCCCGAAAAATTAGCTATTCCTGAATTATTAAGGGATACTCATGATCGTTTTCAGGGTAGCCAAGGGCGCCGATTATGGGAATGATATTTCACCTAGTTATTGGTTACATAGTTTTTTGCTTCTTCTGCCACGGCATCAGATTTATCTTGTGTTAGTTTTTGTAGAACATTTTGGGCTTTTTCTCCTCCTAATCTGCCCAAGGCTTGGGCGAGACGATGGCGTATTTGCCAATCATCGTTATCAGCAAAAGGAATAAGCAAATCAATGGCTCTAATATCTCCCAATTCTCCAAAGGCACTGATGGAAGCAGTTTGAAGTAGGGTATTCTCAGAATTGAGGGCTTTTTCGAGTAGGTCAAATCCACGGGTATCTCCCAATTCCCCAAGGGCGGCTACGATACTAAATTGAATTAACCAGTCATCGGTACTGTTGTAAACCTTTTCTAAATCGGGATAGGTATCCTTCATTTTTAGTCCTGCTAAAGCATCCGCTGCCGCTGCCCTGACATCAGATTCGGGATCGTTGTATAATCTATCTAGCAATAATTCTTTGCTTTTTGCTAGGTTAGCACCGCCGAGGGTGTCTAATTGGGAGACGGCGGCATATCTGACTCTGACATTTTTGTCGGTAATTACGGGGATAATTAACTCAAAAGCATCATCAGGGGATAACTGTCTTAGTTCGTTGATAGCTTTGATGCGATCGCCAAAATTCTCGGAATAAAGACGTTTTTTAACTGATTCTGGTGTGATAGTCATATTTCTTTGTTATGGTTAATGAATAAAAAAAGATAAATTAAAAAAATAATTAATTATCTAACGCCATGGCTTGAATAATATCCCCTTGGGTAACAATGCCCACCACATTGCCATTACCATCAACTACGGGCAAACGACCGATTTTTTTTTCGTGAAGGATTTGAGCCGCCCTTTTCACTGAATCATCAGATTTAATGGTAATGGCTTTATTGGTCATTACTTCTCCCACAGTTTGCCCCAAGGCTTTATGAATTTCTTTCTCGTAACGGTTGGGATTTTGCAGGTAAATAACACTATCCAAAATCATAATATAGGGGGGAGGTTCTACCCCCGTTTCTTGCCACATCAAATCAGTTTCAGAAATTACGCCCACTAATTTATTATTTTTGTCTACCACGGGTAAACCACTCAATTTTTTTTCTGCCAAAATGGTAATAGCTTCTTTGAGAGGAGTATCAGGATTCACCGTGATGGGTGAGGGTGTCATTATATCAGCGACGGTCTTATTCATTATTTTTTATATATAAAATATCTTATCTCCTTCGATTTTATCAAAATCAAGGGCTGGATCAGCCAAAACTGTCAAATTGTTAACAAAAACCCTTGCCCCCTGATACCTGACACCTTTCAAGGGGAGATGCCCAAAGCAGAGGGGTAGGGATTCAGGGGTTGAACCAAAAAAAAGATTCTAACCGTTTAGCTTCTTGTTGAGGATTTGGTTTGCCAATTTAGGCTCGGCACGTCCACCAGTTTTTTTCATCAATTGACCAACAAAAAAGCCTTGTAACTTGGTTTTTCCTGCCCTAAACTGTTCGAGTTTGTCGGGATTTTCCGCCAATACTTCATCAATGATTTTAGCTAACTCATCAGGATCTGAAATACTAACTAAGCCTTTACTCTCGACAATTTGCTTAGGAGAACCACCTTTTTCCAACAATTCGGGTAAGATTTCCTTAGCGATTTTACCGCTAATGGTACCATTTTCGATGAGGGTGATTAACTCCGCCAACATCTCAGGCTTGAGGGCAATTTTCGTAATATCTAAATCTAAATTACTGTTTAGATAGGCGGCGATGTCCTGAGTTACCCAGTTAGCAGCACCTTTGGCACTAGCGCCCCCAGATACTACGGCTTCAAAATACAGAGCTACATCTCGATCATCACATAATACCCTAGCATCATAGGCAGATAAGCCATACTCGCTTTCATAACGGCTACGTTTTTGGGCGGGAAGTTCGGGTAATTTTTGCTCTAAGGCTTTTAGTTGGGCATCGGTAATTTCGAGGGGGGGTAAATCGGGTTCGGGGAAATAACGGTAATCGCTAGAGCCTTCTTTTACCCTCATGCTGATGGTGCGCCCTGTCCCTTCTTCCCATAATCTGGTTTCTTGGATGATGGGTTCGCCATTTTCAATGGCCTCTATTTGTCTTTCAATCTCATATTCGATGGCTTTTTGGATGGCACTAAAGGAGTTCATATTTTTAATTTCTACCTTCACACCAAATTCTTGTTGCCCTTCAGGACGCACGGAAATGTTAACATCACAACGTAGGGAACCTTCTTGCATATTACCGTCACCAATGCCCAAATAACGGACGATACGGCGCAATTCTTGCACATATTCCGAGGCTTCTTGCCCACTGCGTAAGTCAGGTTCGGAAACGATTTCGAGCAGGGGAACACCCGTACGATTAAAGTCTACCAGAGAATGGGTCGAGCCTGAGAGGCGATCGCTCCCTGCGTGTACCAATTTACCTGCATCCTCTTCCATGTGTAGGCGAGTGATACCGATGGTTTTGCGGGTGGCCTCCTTGGTTTTAGGATCTACTAATTCAATCTCTAATTTACCATGTTCGACGATGGGAAGGTCAAACTGGGAAATTTGGTAGTTTTTGGGTAAATCGGGATAAAAATATTGTTTACGATCAAATTTACTATAACGGGCAATTTGTCCTTGTAAGGCTAAACCCATCTTGATAGCCGAGTTTAACACCTCTTCGTTTAACACAGGCAAAACCCCCGGATGCCCAAGACATACAGGGCAAACATTGGTATTAGGTGGGCTGTCAAATTCCGTCGAACAACTACAGAAAATTTTGCTCTTGGTATTGAGTTGACAATGGGTTTCTAAACCGATAATTGCTTCATATTTCGTTTTAGTAGCTGTTGCACTCATATATATATTTAAATAACTAATAATTCGCTCTTGATTGCTTTATTTTATCCTTTTTGGGACAATGGGCATAGTTAGGCGATAAGCAAAAAGGGAAGTCGTGAGGGTGAATTGATAATTGATAATTGATAGTTGATAATTGATAATGTAATTTGTATTCCTTCAGCTCCAAGCCATTCCCTAATTTCTATTGCAGGAAAAGAACAACGATGAGAAAATATAAGGCGTGACAATTCCCTGAAAAATTTAATAATGTCAGATTTAAAAACCCAACTAAAAGAACAAATTGCCGAGATTGACTGGAAAGATTTAATTCCCCATGCCCAAAGAGATGCCATTATCTTAGTTGATGATAACTTAGATCTTATTGAGGTGGGCAGTGCGATCGCCCTTAACGACACCAAAACCGTAGAAAACTGGATTAGCGAACAATTAATCCAAAAACCCAACGCCGAACAACTCAGCCACTGGAATAGTCAACCCACCACCCAATTTACCACCATTATTGTTCAACCCTTCGTTTTAATTAAAAATTGTACTTAATAAGGGAACAGGGAATAGGGAATGGTGATACTATGTTGAGTAGTAAGTCATTTTTATGAAGTTTAATTGTCCATTGTCCATTGTTAATTGTCCATTGATTTCCCCTTGTTCCAAACCACCAGAAGACGTTTAGCCCTTTACTACACCATCGTCACCGCCGTATTATTGATCATCTTTGCCATGGGGATTTATGGCTACGTCTATAAAACCCTCATTGATAGGATTGATGATACCCTTAAACACGTGGTGGAAATCGTTGAACCTTCCCTCGTTATTGATAATGTCAGTTTGGAGGAAGGGAGATATAAATTAAATGTCAACGCCAGTTTTCGTCAACATCCTGACACCACCAACAAGGTAGAAGATGATCACATTGATTTAGAATGGTTTAGTCCTAATGGCGAATTACTGTGGCAAACTTTAGAAGAGCCTTTACCTATTCCCCTTTCCTTCCATTCTGGGGGAAAAACCATCCGTATCTCCTCCGATTATCTCCTACGACAAATCACCAAACGAATTGAAGTGGGGCGCTATGTATTGGGTTATCTGCGGGTAAGTCATCCCCTTTTTGATGTTATCAAACCCATCCGTCAATTAATTACCGATTTAATTATTGGTGTACTATTGATGATTACCTCCGTAGGGGCGATCGGTTGGTTCTTATCAGGCATTGCCATTCAACCTGTAAAGGAATCCTATCAAAGTTTAAAACAGTTTACCGCCGATGCTTCCCACGAGTTGAGAAATCCCATCGCTACTATTAAAACTAATGTTCAAACTCTCCTAGCTTATCCTGAAATAGAACCCGAACAGAATAAAAAACAGTTGGAAATCGTTGAACGTTTAACCCAAAGGTTATCCAATTTAGTCAATGATTTATTATTTTTAGCCCGTAGTGATAGCGGTATTATTACCCCTGTTTTTCAACCTCTTCCCCTCGATTCTTTATTATTAGAAGTAGTAGAAGAACAAAGAATTATTGCCCAAGCTCAATCCATTAATTTATCTTTAGAAATTATTGATGATATTCCCGAATTAAATTCAAAAGATGTGGATCATAATGATGATTTATTTACCATAGAAGGGGATTGGGGACAATTATCAAGGTTATTTACTAATTTAATTAGTAATGGTATAATTCATGGTTTTTTAGACAGTAAAAATAAAAACAAGGCAATTCAAGTAATATTAAAAACCTTTAAAAAAATAGCAAAATATATTATCAAACTCAGATAAAAGATAATGGTATGGGTATAGAAAAAGAGAATATTCCCCATCTGTTTGATCGTTTTTATCGAGGAGATTCTGCCCGTAGTTATCGGGATAACAATAATAGTAATACAGGATTAGGCTTGGCGATCGCCCGTGCCATTGTCGAAAACCATAAAGGCAGTATCAAAGTAGAAAGTAACCTCAACGAAGGAACAACATTTATGGTAAACCTGCCTAATCATCATTAAAATTTAGGTGTTATGGTTCATCAACAACTCTTCTTGAGTCACCTGTAAATTTCTACCCTCATAAACATAAAAAGTTTCCACCACAACCCCTGCCCTTTCGAGGGGAATTTGAGCAACAGGAGTCAAACTATCAAAATATCCTGCCATCTCATCCATCAACTGCGTATCCTGTGCAAAAACCTCGATGGTAATATACAAACCATCTTGCCCCCTCAAATCATCCACAGGTTGCCATATACCAAAACCCCTGACATCATTACTAATACAAGTAAGAGGTATATCGATCATATCCTCATTTTGTGCCAATCCCATACCAATATACCCCCCTAAATAATAGGCATTGGTAAAAACAAAATCGCTGTTATTAATCCCTTCTCTAAATAAAGGAGAAGAATCAAATCTTTCCCCTAACTGTACTACATCAATTAATTCCGTAGAAGGATCATTTTCTGGGGTTAAAATACCCAAGGGAAATATAGGATTAGGACTTTGTAATGCCCCTGTAGTTACATGAATCAGAATAACCGTCAATAGGGTATAAATGGTTATGGCTGAAAAAGATAACCAATTTTCTATTTTTTTGGAAATTCCCTATCCCATGCACAAACATAATGACCAAATATAATCGTTAATCCCCAAAATCCGGGCATCGCCCAAGTAGGTAAAATTTGAGTAAATGCCCCCAAAATAGTAAAGCCAACAGTTAAAGGTAAAGAAACCCAAAGAATTAACTGATTGGGGTAGTGAGGGCGACTAAATATTTCAATCAAAAATGAACGAACAGTTACCCACCATAGGGGAATACCAAAACTAGGAAATAAATAACCAATCCCTGCCAAGAAGAAAACAATTAAATTAAGGATATTAATTTGTACATCCGAAGATGATTCAAAACGTCCTGAAAGTTGAAAACCAAAAGATACCCAGTCATGTTGCCAATTCCAATACCAAAGAGGAAAAAGAGTAAGTAAAAACAACAGCAAGGATAGTAAAAACCAAGAGGAAGTAAATACTTTTCGATAGGGTTTACTACTGAGACAAAAACCAACTAATCCCATTCCCAACAAAAAACCATGATATTTACTTAAACAAGTCAAACCCATTAAAATTCCTATAATGGCGAGACGATAACTAGGTTTATATTGCCAGTCAGAATTAAAAAATTCCTCACTAACGACGTATAGAGTTAGTGTCCAAAAAAAGATGAGTGGTACATCAGGCAGGGTAAGAATGCCGAAAGCAATTTGAAAAATGGGAATTAAAGAAGCAATGATAAGGGCAAAAAAACCCGCTGACTCGTTATAAAGTTTTTTGCCCGTCAGATAAATTAAGTATAAACTGGCAGTATGTAATATTAGAGTACCGATACGGATGGTAAATTGATTGACAATCCCTGTTATCCAAACCCCTATTCCCGTAGTGAAGGCAACGAGGAGAGGGTGATCAAAATAACTCCAGTCAAGGTTTTTGCTATAGAGATAGTAGTAGGCTTCGTCATAACCAGGGTTGAGGAAAAAGGCGATGACACTGCGGACAATCAAACCTAGTATCAAGATAAAATAGACTTGTTTCTGGATATTTTGTTTTTCTTTGGTGGTACTCATTGATCTTGAAAGAAGTCTGATAATGTTAGGATGGCTATATCTTGATAAGATATGTTGATTTGAAAATTAATTTTACTGTGAATGCGTCGGTTTAATCTATCAATTATGGATAGCTACATTTTGGGGGAATT
The sequence above is a segment of the Cyanobacterium stanieri PCC 7202 genome. Coding sequences within it:
- a CDS encoding hypothetical protein (KEGG: cyc:PCC7424_3670 hypothetical protein~SPTR: Putative uncharacterized protein), whose translation is MTKKNALWIEGNSRCGKTTALVNQLEKWIEEEKTKQSIPLIKPPLIISANREERTNLQKLIFSQIKDLDCTIEIQTVSGFIINEVELFFPLIAKELNLKNPFPIRLYPETEQELASQLWRDSLSAELLSLFGNESTCVRRLLDLLQLAGMAGIPFEDIGNRLKNGQVFLGDSFDDNIWNTIDELLSQWRVWCLEKGLLSYGIIYEIFWRHLFPHQDYQKSLLNRYGAVFADDLDNYPAVMGDIFNFFITREYNCIFTYNHKGKVRLGLNADPDYLATISNRCQRELLTFSPVDNLSSKLENSLKLLIEENTLDRDDFENIFSFKTRSRAQLIKEVSFFIIDKIQQGIISPADVAIIAPGLDEVARFNFLHFFHEYNIPVEPLQEKRPLIASPLVRSHLTLLGLIFGGNGRLIERDMVAEMLTVLSPKSDTEFGIQPHIDPVRAGLLADYCYHIDIESPHLLPIDYIPSGDRLNYQTFIAYNQIKNWINQTKQEVKEKKLSPLAIIDKINQQYFNDIQSLTYTQINNLREFKQTASHFWAIQNRLGKDKQIIPSLTEFIILIRKGTITANPYPVNPLLENKKNKGITLATIYQYRTSHQSHPWQFWLDAGSTLWSKGGAAELFASSLFLRGWDGKPLSLEYQQQQEKERIDRVIHDLLSRVTDKIFLCHSDLDINGNEQMGSLLNLIYLAPTIEQISN
- a CDS encoding macrophage migration inhibitory factor family protein (PFAM: Macrophage migration inhibitory factor (MIF)~InterPro IPR001398~KEGG: cyc:PCC7424_3169 macrophage migration inhibitory factor family protein~PFAM: macrophage migration inhibitory factor family protein~SPTR: Macrophage migration inhibitory factor family protein); translated protein: MPLIKVQSSINNINDNQVQNLLTTLSAKLAKHLGKPESYVMTAFEQNINMTFAGTFEPVCYVEIKSIGTMSPTQTKAMSQDFCDEINQQLGVDSNRIYIEFADAKGAMWGWNGSTF
- a CDS encoding aldo/keto reductase (PFAM: Aldo/keto reductase family~COGs: COG1453 oxidoreductase of the aldo/keto reductase family~InterPro IPR001395:IPR017900:IPR017896:IPR020471~KEGG: cyc:PCC7424_0241 aldo/keto reductase~PFAM: aldo/keto reductase~SPTR: Aldo/keto reductase), with protein sequence MKYRRFGKTNLNISVFSLGLMRCCYSEKQLFDTVNKALNLGINHFEMAKAYGKSEQFFGNFLKQSNINRHDIIITTKLTPPDTQKGNIINIQESLDNLQTEYIDCLAIHGINTEDHWQQLLTKDSYIYTLLEAKKQGKIKYLGFSTHGNLDVIKKTIDTNLFDFVNLHYYYFFQRNYPIIELAKEKDLGIFIISPADKGGMLYQPPQKLKQMCHPFTPLALNYRFLLNNSAITTLSLGAANPEELLTPLQVADQDFPLTKEEKDTLIKIEDSLKQTLDTQKCSQCYQCLPCPENINIPEVLRLRNLGVGLDMNDFARYRYQMFENAGHWFWGNKGDKCTDCGECLPRCPEKLAIPELLRDTHDRFQGSQGRRLWE
- a CDS encoding PBS lyase HEAT domain protein repeat-containing protein (PFAM: PBS lyase HEAT-like repeat; DNA alkylation repair enzyme~COGs: COG1413 FOG: HEAT repeat~InterPro IPR004155~KEGG: cyh:Cyan8802_0959 PBS lyase heat domain protein repeat-containing protein~PFAM: PBS lyase HEAT domain protein repeat-containing protein~SPTR: NblB protein), which gives rise to MTITPESVKKRLYSENFGDRIKAINELRQLSPDDAFELIIPVITDKNVRVRYAAVSQLDTLGGANLAKSKELLLDRLYNDPESDVRAAAADALAGLKMKDTYPDLEKVYNSTDDWLIQFSIVAALGELGDTRGFDLLEKALNSENTLLQTASISAFGELGDIRAIDLLIPFADNDDWQIRHRLAQALGRLGGEKAQNVLQKLTQDKSDAVAEEAKNYVTNN
- a CDS encoding CBS domain containing membrane protein (PFAM: CBS domain~COGs: COG3448 CBS-domain-containing membrane protein~InterPro IPR000644~KEGG: cyh:Cyan8802_4005 CBS domain containing protein~PFAM: CBS domain containing protein~SMART: CBS domain containing protein~SPTR: CBS domain containing protein); its protein translation is MNKTVADIMTPSPITVNPDTPLKEAITILAEKKLSGLPVVDKNNKLVGVISETDLMWQETGVEPPPYIMILDSVIYLQNPNRYEKEIHKALGQTVGEVMTNKAITIKSDDSVKRAAQILHEKKIGRLPVVDGNGNVVGIVTQGDIIQAMALDN
- a CDS encoding aspartyl/glutamyl-tRNA(Asn/Gln) amidotransferase subunit B (PFAM: GatB/GatE catalytic domain; GatB domain~TIGRFAM: aspartyl/glutamyl-tRNA(Asn/Gln) amidotransferase, B subunit~COGs: COG0064 Asp-tRNAAsn/Glu-tRNAGln amidotransferase B subunit (PET112 homolog)~InterPro IPR004413:IPR006075:IPR018027:IPR017958~KEGG: cyh:Cyan8802_1188 glutamyl-tRNA(Gln) amidotransferase, B subunit~PFAM: GatB region; Asn/Gln amidotransferase~SPTR: Aspartyl/glutamyl-tRNA(Asn/Gln) amidotransferase subunit B;~TIGRFAM: glutamyl-tRNA(Gln) amidotransferase, B subunit) — translated: MSATATKTKYEAIIGLETHCQLNTKSKIFCSCSTEFDSPPNTNVCPVCLGHPGVLPVLNEEVLNSAIKMGLALQGQIARYSKFDRKQYFYPDLPKNYQISQFDLPIVEHGKLEIELVDPKTKEATRKTIGITRLHMEEDAGKLVHAGSDRLSGSTHSLVDFNRTGVPLLEIVSEPDLRSGQEASEYVQELRRIVRYLGIGDGNMQEGSLRCDVNISVRPEGQQEFGVKVEIKNMNSFSAIQKAIEYEIERQIEAIENGEPIIQETRLWEEGTGRTISMRVKEGSSDYRYFPEPDLPPLEITDAQLKALEQKLPELPAQKRSRYESEYGLSAYDARVLCDDRDVALYFEAVVSGGASAKGAANWVTQDIAAYLNSNLDLDITKIALKPEMLAELITLIENGTISGKIAKEILPELLEKGGSPKQIVESKGLVSISDPDELAKIIDEVLAENPDKLEQFRAGKTKLQGFFVGQLMKKTGGRAEPKLANQILNKKLNG
- a CDS encoding Protein of unknown function DUF2288 (PFAM: Protein of unknown function (DUF2288)~COGs: COG5626 Uncharacterized small conserved protein~InterPro IPR018741~KEGG: amr:AM1_5219 hypothetical protein~PFAM: Protein of unknown function DUF2288~SPTR: Putative uncharacterized protein) is translated as MSDLKTQLKEQIAEIDWKDLIPHAQRDAIILVDDNLDLIEVGSAIALNDTKTVENWISEQLIQKPNAEQLSHWNSQPTTQFTTIIVQPFVLIKNCT